Proteins encoded together in one Peribacillus asahii window:
- a CDS encoding protein-glutamate methylesterase/protein-glutamine glutaminase → MKKIKVLVVDDSAFMRKLIVEFLTEDSRLEVVGSARNGQDAISKIQSLRPDVVTLDVEMPIMNGLEALEKIMKDFPTPVVMLSSTTKEGAENTLMAMQNGAFDFIAKPSGAISLDLYKVKQEIIDKVVAASWANVHKLQKNAGEIQRNLSGCKKYSKIESVVSFVSSYAVTDRDYRSKKIVLIGTSTGGPRALQTVLTNLPQSINAPILVVQHMPPGFTRSLAERLDSLCHIHVKEAEDGELIQKGTAYIAPGGFHLKVRKIGTGLAIILEQSEPRNGHRPSVDVMFESVANELIDFTKTTVIMTGMGSDGANGLIELKRKGQVKAIAESQETSIVFGMPKAAIATHLIDTVENVENIAKTIVKYCES, encoded by the coding sequence ATGAAAAAAATAAAGGTTTTGGTTGTAGATGATTCAGCATTCATGCGGAAGTTAATTGTGGAGTTTCTAACGGAAGATAGCAGGTTGGAAGTAGTCGGAAGTGCAAGGAATGGACAGGATGCTATTAGTAAAATTCAATCGTTAAGACCTGATGTTGTAACGTTGGATGTAGAAATGCCTATTATGAATGGGCTGGAAGCTTTAGAGAAAATTATGAAGGATTTTCCAACTCCTGTTGTCATGTTGTCGAGTACAACGAAAGAAGGAGCGGAAAATACACTCATGGCCATGCAAAATGGAGCGTTTGATTTTATCGCTAAGCCGTCAGGGGCAATTTCACTAGACTTATATAAGGTGAAGCAGGAAATCATAGATAAAGTAGTTGCTGCGAGCTGGGCAAATGTTCACAAATTACAAAAAAATGCAGGAGAAATACAAAGAAATCTATCTGGATGTAAGAAATATAGTAAAATAGAATCAGTGGTATCTTTTGTTTCGAGTTATGCTGTGACAGATAGGGACTATAGGAGTAAAAAAATTGTTTTAATTGGTACTTCTACTGGAGGACCGAGAGCGTTACAAACCGTATTGACTAATCTTCCACAGTCCATTAATGCACCGATTTTAGTTGTTCAGCATATGCCGCCGGGGTTTACGAGATCTTTAGCAGAACGTTTAGATTCACTTTGTCATATTCATGTGAAAGAAGCGGAAGATGGTGAGTTGATTCAAAAAGGAACCGCGTATATTGCTCCAGGTGGGTTCCATTTGAAAGTGCGAAAGATTGGTACAGGTTTAGCGATTATATTAGAACAATCTGAACCTCGTAACGGTCATCGTCCTTCTGTAGATGTTATGTTTGAGTCAGTGGCGAATGAGTTAATAGATTTTACGAAAACAACTGTCATTATGACCGGCATGGGAAGTGATGGGGCAAATGGTTTAATTGAATTGAAGAGAAAAGGGCAAGTGAAAGCTATTGCAGAGTCCCAAGAAACATCTATTGTATTCGGCATGCCAAAGGCAGCTATAGCCACTCATTTAATAGACACTGTAGAGAATGTAGAGAATATCGCCAAAACAATTGTAAAGTATTGCGAGTCTTAG
- a CDS encoding chemotaxis protein CheA has translation MDMNQYLEVFIEESKEHLQMCSEQLLELEKNPDDLSIVNDIFRAAHTLKGMSATMGYEDLANLTHKMENVLDAIRNEQITLQPETFDTLFLAVDDLEAMVYSIAEGGEGKRDVKDVVEKLLLIEKGESLILTAVSEVAAASALLEPEIVNSEYDEFEITVLQQSQDQGFNSYELKISLREDCLLKAARVFMVFEVLEKIGEVIKSNPPVEQLEEEQFDHSFSVTIVTKESVEDVQKKVMKVSEVDRVQVHTIDFEHLRTPVPVEEQESVVTTVATEQTKKEEKKQAPVKSNSSKTIRVNIERLDILMNLFEELVIDRGRLDQISRDLDNQELHETVERMSRVTSDLQTIVLNMRMVPVETVFNRFPKMVRQLARDLNKQVDLQIVGAETELDRTVIDEIGDPLVHLLRNAMDHGIERPEVRLANGKPEEGKILLKAYHSGNHVFIEIEDDGAGINRERVLNKAIANGILSKEAAATLTDKQVYELILASGFSTAEKISDVSGRGVGLDVVKNTIESLGGNVTIDSTEGAGSVFLIQLPLTLSIISVMLVEIQKEKYAIPLSSIIETAIIKKEDIMNAHNQQVIDFRGKVLPLLFLKDIFEVPEFGKEDEFLSVVIVRKGDKMAGLVVDSFIGQLEVVLKSLGDYLNTAFAISGATILGDGQVALIIDCNALIN, from the coding sequence ATGGATATGAATCAGTATTTAGAAGTATTTATTGAGGAAAGTAAAGAACATCTTCAAATGTGTAGTGAGCAGTTATTAGAGCTTGAAAAAAATCCAGATGATTTATCCATTGTAAATGATATTTTCCGTGCAGCTCATACATTAAAAGGGATGTCTGCAACAATGGGGTATGAAGACTTAGCTAATTTGACACATAAGATGGAAAATGTGTTAGATGCTATTCGCAATGAGCAGATTACATTACAGCCTGAAACGTTTGATACGTTATTTCTAGCCGTTGATGATTTAGAAGCGATGGTCTATTCCATTGCAGAAGGTGGAGAAGGGAAGCGAGATGTGAAGGATGTTGTGGAAAAACTCCTTCTTATCGAAAAAGGCGAATCTCTTATTCTGACAGCAGTTAGTGAAGTTGCGGCAGCAAGTGCTTTACTTGAGCCGGAAATTGTAAATAGTGAATACGATGAATTTGAAATAACGGTTTTGCAGCAGTCTCAGGATCAAGGCTTTAATAGCTATGAATTAAAGATTAGTTTACGAGAAGATTGTTTATTAAAAGCAGCGCGTGTGTTTATGGTGTTTGAAGTATTAGAGAAAATTGGTGAGGTTATTAAATCAAATCCACCGGTTGAGCAGCTAGAGGAAGAACAATTCGATCACAGTTTTTCTGTCACAATTGTAACGAAGGAATCTGTTGAGGATGTTCAGAAGAAAGTAATGAAAGTTTCTGAAGTAGATAGGGTTCAAGTACATACGATTGATTTCGAGCATTTGCGAACGCCGGTTCCTGTAGAGGAACAAGAGTCAGTTGTGACAACAGTTGCAACAGAACAAACGAAAAAAGAAGAGAAAAAGCAAGCGCCTGTTAAATCCAATTCAAGTAAAACGATTCGGGTAAATATTGAACGCTTAGATATTTTAATGAATTTATTTGAAGAATTAGTCATTGACCGAGGCAGATTAGACCAAATCTCCCGTGATTTAGATAATCAAGAGCTTCATGAAACTGTAGAAAGAATGTCACGTGTGACAAGTGACTTGCAAACCATTGTGTTAAATATGCGAATGGTTCCAGTTGAAACGGTTTTTAACCGGTTTCCAAAAATGGTTCGTCAGTTAGCACGTGATTTAAATAAACAAGTAGATTTACAGATTGTTGGTGCTGAAACAGAGTTGGATCGTACGGTCATTGATGAAATTGGTGATCCGCTCGTGCATTTATTGAGAAATGCGATGGATCATGGAATTGAAAGACCTGAAGTGCGTTTAGCAAATGGGAAGCCGGAGGAAGGGAAGATTCTTCTGAAAGCGTACCATAGTGGAAACCATGTTTTCATCGAAATTGAAGATGATGGAGCAGGAATTAATAGAGAGCGTGTATTGAATAAAGCTATTGCAAACGGAATTCTTTCAAAAGAAGCAGCAGCCACTCTTACAGATAAGCAAGTGTATGAATTAATTTTAGCTTCAGGTTTCTCCACTGCTGAAAAAATTTCTGATGTATCTGGACGCGGTGTTGGTTTAGATGTAGTGAAAAATACGATTGAGTCTCTTGGTGGAAATGTGACGATTGATTCTACAGAAGGGGCAGGTTCTGTTTTTTTAATTCAGCTTCCGCTCACACTTTCCATTATTTCGGTCATGCTTGTTGAGATTCAAAAAGAAAAATATGCGATTCCACTTTCTTCTATTATAGAGACAGCCATTATTAAAAAAGAAGATATTATGAATGCGCACAATCAGCAAGTTATTGATTTTAGAGGGAAAGTTCTTCCACTTCTATTCTTGAAGGATATTTTTGAAGTACCTGAGTTCGGTAAAGAGGACGAGTTCTTATCGGTTGTTATTGTTAGAAAAGGCGATAAGATGGCTGGTTTAGTCGTAGATTCATTCATTGGCCAACTTGAGGTTGTCTTAAAATCGTTAGGAGATTATTTAAACACGGCTTTTGCGATTTCAGGAGCAACGATTTTAGGGGATGGACAAGTTGCGTTAATTATTGATTGTAATGCGCTTATTAATTAA
- a CDS encoding chemotaxis protein CheW, with protein sequence MTAVSTEQEVKIIVFQIKDKEYALPVERVRGIEKLLHITRVPKTLPFIKGVINLRGVITPIIDLRIRFGFDEVVYNESTRIIIVVIEGMEVGLIVDSANDVMDIPVASIEPQPEVVGHRIDEYISGVAKIDKRLLILVNLEKTLSLDALQESMRKEG encoded by the coding sequence ATGACAGCAGTGTCCACGGAGCAAGAGGTGAAGATTATTGTATTCCAAATTAAAGACAAAGAATATGCCTTGCCAGTTGAGCGTGTAAGAGGGATTGAAAAGCTTCTACATATTACAAGAGTACCTAAAACATTGCCATTTATTAAAGGTGTCATTAATTTACGAGGTGTAATTACGCCAATCATTGATTTAAGAATTCGTTTTGGTTTTGATGAAGTTGTTTATAACGAATCTACAAGAATTATCATTGTAGTGATTGAGGGGATGGAAGTGGGATTAATCGTGGATTCAGCTAATGATGTAATGGATATTCCTGTTGCTAGTATTGAACCTCAGCCTGAAGTGGTTGGCCATCGTATAGATGAGTATATTAGTGGTGTTGCTAAAATTGATAAACGGTTATTAATCCTGGTGAACTTAGAGAAGACCCTTTCATTAGATGCCCTTCAAGAATCTATGAGAAAAGAAGGCTAA
- a CDS encoding chemotaxis protein CheC: MSFIEKINSLHLDVLKEIGNIGAAHAATALSRILNQKIEMSVPNVRIVSFNQMMELAGGPENVVASVFLRLEGDVTGSMFFILSLPAATYFIQRMIANDSFVFESESPHSEMSLSCLQELGNILSGSYLSSLSDFTNLHLYPSVPSLTIDMVGATISFGLLELSQVSDYAIVIDTVLEKEGDESGAMNGHFFLLPNPDSFEVIFNSLGVATDG, from the coding sequence ATGTCTTTTATTGAGAAAATTAATAGTTTGCATCTTGATGTATTGAAAGAGATTGGGAATATTGGAGCAGCTCATGCAGCAACCGCCCTTTCTAGAATCTTGAATCAAAAAATTGAGATGAGCGTTCCTAATGTACGGATTGTTTCTTTCAATCAAATGATGGAATTGGCAGGCGGTCCGGAAAATGTAGTTGCGAGCGTATTTTTAAGGCTTGAGGGGGATGTGACTGGAAGCATGTTCTTTATTCTATCCCTGCCAGCTGCTACTTATTTTATTCAACGGATGATTGCGAATGATTCATTCGTTTTTGAATCAGAGTCCCCCCACTCAGAAATGTCATTGTCTTGTTTGCAGGAGTTAGGAAATATTTTATCTGGTTCTTATTTATCTTCGCTGTCTGACTTTACTAATTTACATCTCTATCCATCTGTACCATCGCTTACGATTGACATGGTTGGTGCAACGATTAGCTTTGGGTTATTGGAGCTTTCGCAAGTAAGTGATTATGCGATTGTGATTGATACGGTTCTTGAGAAGGAAGGGGATGAATCAGGTGCGATGAATGGACATTTCTTTTTATTACCTAATCCAGATTCTTTTGAAGTTATTTTTAACTCATTAGGAGTGGCGACAGATGGTTGA
- a CDS encoding chemotaxis protein CheD, with product MVELRDPHIVKVGIADMNIVKSPSLIRTSGLGSCVGVIVYDEKKELAGLAHVMLPDSSLAKSGSINTAKFADTAIKELVNRLVIQGARASVLKAKMAGGAQMFQFFSGGDMMRIGPRNVEAVRRGLANLNIPIIAEDVGGNSGRTIEFNPKTCVLTIRTVNKGMRNI from the coding sequence ATGGTTGAGCTGAGAGATCCCCATATTGTCAAAGTTGGAATAGCGGATATGAATATTGTTAAATCTCCATCATTGATACGAACATCAGGTTTAGGTTCATGTGTAGGCGTTATTGTTTATGATGAAAAGAAAGAACTAGCTGGACTAGCCCATGTGATGCTGCCAGATTCATCTCTTGCTAAATCTGGCAGCATCAATACGGCTAAGTTTGCTGACACAGCGATTAAAGAGTTAGTTAATCGACTTGTAATCCAGGGTGCGAGAGCTTCGGTATTAAAAGCAAAAATGGCTGGCGGTGCACAAATGTTTCAATTCTTCTCCGGTGGAGATATGATGCGAATTGGGCCTAGAAATGTAGAGGCTGTTCGAAGGGGATTAGCTAATTTAAATATTCCAATTATAGCGGAAGATGTTGGGGGGAATAGCGGACGAACGATTGAATTTAATCCCAAAACTTGTGTACTTACTATTCGCACCGTTAATAAAGGTATGAGAAATATATAA
- a CDS encoding FliA/WhiG family RNA polymerase sigma factor, translated as MSQLTIGEEQLCWKNWIDCRDPQAGNTLVEKYLPLVSYHVQRISVNLPKNVSRDDIRSLGMMGLFDALERFDPERDFKFDTYASFRVRGAILDGLRKEDWLPRSAREKSKKIEATIEKLEQKLMRNVTPAEVAAELNISENDVYAALNENFFANVLSIDEHPQDQEEKESASFHIKDEHARLPEEYLLQEELYVELSRMIETLNAKEQLVLQLFYKEELTLTEIGQVMGLSTSRISQIHSRSIYKLRNVMQGVKHE; from the coding sequence ATGTCTCAGCTGACTATCGGAGAAGAGCAGTTATGTTGGAAAAATTGGATTGACTGTCGCGATCCACAAGCGGGAAATACATTAGTGGAAAAATATCTTCCGCTTGTTTCTTATCATGTGCAGCGCATCTCTGTTAATCTGCCAAAAAATGTTAGTCGTGATGATATAAGAAGTTTAGGGATGATGGGGTTGTTTGATGCGTTAGAACGTTTTGACCCAGAGCGAGACTTTAAATTTGATACATATGCTTCTTTTCGCGTTCGAGGGGCTATTCTTGATGGTTTAAGAAAAGAAGACTGGCTTCCGCGCAGTGCAAGGGAAAAATCAAAAAAAATTGAAGCGACTATCGAAAAACTAGAGCAAAAACTAATGAGGAATGTTACGCCAGCAGAAGTTGCTGCAGAGCTGAATATTTCAGAAAATGATGTATATGCCGCATTAAATGAAAATTTCTTTGCTAATGTGTTGTCTATAGATGAGCATCCACAGGATCAAGAAGAAAAAGAAAGTGCTAGTTTTCATATAAAAGATGAGCATGCAAGGCTTCCTGAAGAATATTTGTTACAAGAAGAATTGTATGTAGAATTATCTAGGATGATTGAAACATTAAATGCGAAGGAGCAGCTTGTTCTACAACTTTTTTATAAAGAAGAACTCACTTTAACCGAAATCGGCCAAGTAATGGGGTTATCCACCTCAAGAATTTCACAAATTCATTCAAGGTCCATTTATAAATTGCGCAATGTGATGCAAGGTGTAAAGCACGAGTAA
- the rpsB gene encoding 30S ribosomal protein S2: MSVISMKQLLEAGVHFGHQTRRWNPKMKKYIFTERNGIYIIDLQKTVKKVEEAYNFVKEIAANGGTVLFVGTKKQAQESVKEEAIRSGQFYVNQRWLGGTLTNFETIQKRIKRLKDIEKMEADGVFDVLPKKEVIQLKKEWDRLEKFLGGIKEMKSIPDAIFVIDPRKERIAVAEAHKLNIPLVGIVDTNCDPDEIDVVIPANDDAIRAVKLLTGKMADAILEAKQGEETAIETETETTTA; this comes from the coding sequence ATGTCAGTTATTTCAATGAAACAATTGCTTGAAGCTGGTGTACACTTCGGGCACCAAACACGCCGTTGGAACCCAAAAATGAAGAAATATATCTTCACGGAGCGTAACGGAATTTACATCATCGACTTACAAAAAACAGTGAAAAAGGTTGAAGAAGCTTACAACTTCGTTAAAGAAATCGCAGCTAACGGAGGAACTGTTCTTTTCGTAGGTACGAAAAAACAAGCTCAAGAATCAGTTAAAGAAGAAGCGATTCGTTCAGGTCAATTCTATGTAAACCAACGCTGGTTAGGTGGAACTTTAACAAACTTTGAAACAATTCAAAAGCGTATTAAACGTCTTAAAGACATCGAAAAAATGGAAGCAGATGGCGTTTTCGACGTACTTCCTAAAAAAGAAGTTATTCAACTTAAAAAAGAGTGGGATCGCTTAGAAAAATTCTTAGGCGGTATTAAAGAAATGAAATCTATTCCAGACGCAATCTTTGTTATCGACCCACGTAAAGAGCGTATTGCTGTAGCTGAAGCACATAAATTAAACATTCCACTTGTTGGTATTGTTGATACAAACTGTGATCCAGACGAAATCGATGTAGTTATTCCTGCGAATGACGATGCGATTCGCGCTGTTAAGTTATTAACAGGTAAAATGGCAGATGCTATTTTAGAAGCTAAGCAAGGCGAAGAGACAGCAATTGAAACAGAAACAGAAACTACAACTGCTTAA
- the tsf gene encoding translation elongation factor Ts — protein sequence MAITAQLVKELREKTGAGMMDCKKALVETDGDMEKAIDFLREKGIAKAAKKGDRIAAEGLTSILVEGNKAVILEVNSETDFVAKNEGFQTLVKELANHILVNNPESVEAALEQTMENGAKVADHINAAIATIGEKLSLRRFEVVTKTDSDAFGAYLHMGGRISVLSVLEGTTDEEAAKDVSMHIAAINPKYVSRDQVDSSELEREREVLTQQALNEGKPEKIVAKMVEGRINKFYEEICVNEQAFVKNPDVKVGQFVESKGGKIQSFIRFEVGEGIEKREDNFAEEVMAQVKKD from the coding sequence ATGGCAATCACTGCACAGTTAGTTAAAGAATTGCGCGAAAAAACAGGCGCTGGTATGATGGACTGCAAAAAGGCACTTGTAGAAACAGATGGAGATATGGAAAAAGCGATTGATTTCCTACGCGAAAAAGGAATTGCGAAAGCAGCGAAAAAAGGTGATCGTATTGCAGCGGAAGGATTAACTTCTATCCTTGTTGAAGGAAACAAAGCAGTAATCCTTGAAGTAAACTCTGAAACAGACTTCGTTGCGAAAAACGAAGGGTTCCAAACGCTTGTAAAAGAGCTTGCAAATCACATTCTTGTTAATAATCCTGAATCTGTTGAAGCAGCACTTGAGCAAACAATGGAAAATGGTGCAAAAGTTGCAGATCATATCAATGCTGCAATTGCTACAATCGGAGAAAAATTATCTTTACGTCGTTTCGAAGTAGTAACAAAAACAGATAGCGATGCTTTTGGTGCATACCTTCACATGGGTGGACGTATCTCTGTACTTTCTGTTCTTGAAGGAACAACTGATGAAGAAGCAGCGAAAGACGTGTCTATGCACATTGCAGCAATCAATCCTAAATATGTTTCTCGCGACCAAGTGGATTCTAGCGAATTAGAACGTGAGCGTGAAGTTTTAACACAACAAGCGCTTAACGAAGGTAAACCAGAAAAAATCGTTGCTAAAATGGTAGAAGGTCGTATTAACAAGTTCTACGAAGAAATCTGTGTAAATGAACAAGCGTTTGTTAAAAACCCAGATGTTAAAGTAGGTCAATTTGTTGAATCAAAAGGCGGAAAAATTCAATCATTCATTCGTTTCGAAGTAGGCGAAGGGATTGAAAAACGCGAAGATAACTTCGCTGAAGAAGTAATGGCGCAAGTGAAAAAAGACTAA
- the pyrH gene encoding UMP kinase, producing MSNAKYERVVLKLSGEALAGEDGFGINPKVIKSIAEQVKEVADLDVEVAVVVGGGNIWRGKIGSEMGMDRANADYMGMLATVMNSLALQDSLEQLGIETRVQTSIEMRQVAEPYIRRKAIRHLEKKRVVIFAAGTGNPYFSTDTTAALRAAEIEADVILMAKNNVDGVYNADPVKNANAVKYDELSYLDVLKEGLEVMDSTASSLCMDNDIPLIVFSIMEKGNIKRAVLGETLGTIVRGK from the coding sequence ATGAGTAACGCGAAATATGAACGTGTCGTTTTAAAGTTAAGTGGTGAAGCATTAGCCGGTGAAGATGGCTTTGGTATTAATCCTAAAGTGATTAAGTCTATTGCTGAGCAAGTAAAAGAAGTAGCGGATTTAGACGTAGAAGTAGCCGTTGTTGTTGGAGGCGGTAATATTTGGCGTGGAAAAATCGGAAGTGAAATGGGCATGGACCGTGCGAATGCCGACTATATGGGGATGCTGGCAACGGTTATGAATTCGTTAGCTTTACAAGACAGTTTAGAGCAGCTTGGAATTGAGACGCGCGTCCAAACGTCTATTGAAATGAGACAAGTAGCCGAGCCTTATATTCGCAGAAAAGCGATTCGTCATCTGGAAAAGAAAAGAGTTGTTATTTTTGCAGCAGGTACAGGAAATCCGTACTTCTCTACTGATACAACGGCAGCACTTAGAGCAGCTGAAATTGAAGCAGATGTTATTTTAATGGCGAAGAATAACGTAGATGGTGTTTACAATGCTGACCCAGTGAAAAATGCAAATGCTGTGAAATATGATGAACTTTCTTATTTAGATGTGCTAAAAGAAGGTTTAGAAGTTATGGATTCAACGGCATCATCGCTTTGTATGGATAACGACATTCCATTAATTGTCTTCTCAATCATGGAAAAAGGTAATATTAAACGCGCTGTATTAGGTGAAACTTTAGGAACAATCGTAAGGGGGAAATAA
- the frr gene encoding ribosome recycling factor yields the protein MPKQVISNAKTKMEKAISAYTRELATIRAGRANASLLDKVFVDYYGAPTPINQLAGISVPEARLLVIQPYDKTILGEIEKAILKSDLGLNPTNDGSLIRIAIPALTEERRKELVKVVKKEAEEAKIAIRNIRRDGNDDLKKLEKNGEITEDDLRGYADDIQKMTDQHISKIDDITKDKEQEILAV from the coding sequence ATGCCAAAACAAGTCATTTCAAATGCAAAAACGAAAATGGAAAAAGCGATTAGTGCATATACAAGAGAATTAGCTACAATTCGTGCGGGCCGTGCTAATGCTTCTTTACTTGACAAAGTTTTCGTTGATTATTATGGTGCACCGACACCAATTAACCAATTGGCGGGTATTTCAGTTCCAGAAGCAAGGCTTTTAGTTATTCAACCGTATGATAAAACTATTTTGGGTGAAATTGAAAAAGCGATTTTAAAATCAGATTTAGGATTAAATCCTACAAATGATGGTTCATTAATTCGGATTGCTATTCCTGCCTTAACAGAGGAGCGCCGTAAAGAGCTTGTAAAAGTTGTGAAGAAAGAAGCGGAAGAAGCGAAAATTGCTATTCGTAACATTCGTCGCGATGGAAATGATGACCTGAAAAAGCTTGAGAAAAACGGTGAAATTACGGAAGACGATTTACGTGGGTATGCAGATGATATCCAAAAAATGACGGATCAACATATTAGCAAAATTGATGATATTACGAAAGATAAAGAACAAGAAATTTTAGCTGTATAA
- a CDS encoding isoprenyl transferase, protein MYSIWKRFVKKDASSDLTDRIQRIREFGVPQHIAIIMDGNGRWAKKRALPRVAGHHEGMKVVRKITRMANQLGVSALTVYAFSTENWKRPKTEVEYLMKLPEEFLGSFLPELIRENVRVEMIGDFTTLPAHTQRAVQRAIDDTKDNDGLVLNFALNYGSRAEIVKGVNNVLKDAQKGILKGDISEDVFSRYLMTGTLPDPDLLIRTSGEIRLSNFMLWQLAYTELWFTEVLWPDFNETHLLEAIEVYQKRARRYGGV, encoded by the coding sequence ATGTATTCAATATGGAAGCGTTTCGTTAAGAAGGATGCTTCTTCCGATTTAACAGATCGAATTCAGCGTATAAGAGAGTTTGGAGTTCCTCAGCATATTGCAATTATTATGGATGGGAACGGACGTTGGGCCAAAAAAAGAGCACTTCCTCGTGTGGCCGGTCATCATGAAGGAATGAAAGTTGTTCGTAAGATTACGAGAATGGCTAATCAATTGGGGGTTAGTGCGTTAACCGTTTATGCTTTTTCTACAGAGAATTGGAAACGACCAAAGACCGAAGTAGAGTACTTGATGAAATTGCCTGAAGAATTTCTAGGTTCGTTTTTGCCGGAGTTAATTCGAGAAAATGTAAGAGTGGAAATGATTGGTGACTTCACTACTCTTCCGGCCCATACTCAGCGTGCGGTTCAAAGGGCAATCGATGATACGAAAGATAACGATGGCTTAGTTTTAAATTTTGCCTTAAATTATGGCAGTCGCGCTGAAATTGTAAAGGGCGTGAATAATGTCTTAAAAGATGCACAAAAGGGTATATTAAAGGGTGACATTTCAGAGGATGTCTTTTCTCGTTATTTAATGACAGGCACTTTGCCAGATCCGGATTTATTAATTCGGACAAGTGGTGAAATTCGTTTGAGTAATTTTATGTTATGGCAGTTGGCTTATACGGAACTATGGTTTACTGAAGTATTATGGCCGGATTTTAATGAAACACATTTGCTTGAAGCGATTGAAGTGTATCAAAAGCGTGCGCGGAGATACGGTGGCGTGTAA
- a CDS encoding phosphatidate cytidylyltransferase yields the protein MKQRIITAIIAAAIFVPLVIVGKLPFLLLVYAMATIGLYELLRMKNLHKLSFVSVISYVLLWIILLPQEYTNFLTNNDYDKTQIMLIGGLLFLIFSVVSKNRFTFDEAGFLLLAIVYVGIGFYFMYVTREAKLVYIFYALFTIWATDSGAYFVGKAIGKRKLWPEISPNKTIEGFFGGLVFGLIIGIGFYLFTSFEDSLVKVLLMSLMISVFGQLGDLVQSAYKRHYGVKDAGKLLPGHGGILDRMDSLIFILPILHLFHIW from the coding sequence ATGAAGCAACGAATAATTACAGCAATCATTGCAGCGGCCATTTTTGTTCCGCTTGTGATTGTTGGGAAGTTGCCATTTTTGCTGTTAGTGTATGCAATGGCTACAATTGGATTATATGAATTATTAAGAATGAAGAACTTGCACAAACTTTCCTTTGTGTCAGTTATCTCGTATGTATTATTGTGGATTATATTATTGCCGCAAGAGTATACAAATTTTTTAACAAACAATGACTATGATAAAACTCAAATCATGCTAATCGGTGGGCTATTATTTTTAATTTTTTCTGTTGTGTCGAAAAATCGCTTTACATTTGATGAGGCTGGATTTTTATTATTAGCGATCGTATACGTGGGCATCGGTTTTTATTTTATGTATGTGACGCGTGAAGCTAAGTTAGTATACATCTTCTATGCGTTGTTCACGATTTGGGCAACAGACTCAGGTGCTTACTTTGTCGGTAAAGCGATTGGTAAGAGGAAGTTGTGGCCGGAAATCAGTCCGAATAAGACGATTGAAGGATTTTTCGGCGGTTTGGTGTTCGGTCTCATTATTGGGATAGGCTTTTATTTATTTACATCTTTTGAGGACTCATTAGTTAAAGTGTTGTTAATGAGTCTCATGATATCTGTATTTGGTCAATTAGGCGATCTTGTTCAATCCGCTTATAAGCGCCATTATGGTGTAAAGGATGCAGGGAAGCTGCTGCCAGGACATGGTGGAATTTTAGACCGAATGGATAGTTTAATATTTATTTTGCCAATTCTACATTTATTTCATATTTGGTAA